The genomic DNA TTCTCCTGACTATAATCCAGAGCGAGTCAGTGCTGGGGTGCTCATTACTCAAGGTGACACTAAAATTTTGGTTGATATGGGGGATGGCGTTAATCGCAATCTCAACAAACTTGGCATTAATACTCGTAAGCTAGATGCACTGTTTTTTACTCATCATCATTTAGACCACAATGCAGATTTTTCGATACTGCTTAACCGAGTATTGCTCGGACGAGGAGCGACTCTGATCGCAGGTCCAAAGCAGACCAAAGATTATGTCGATAGCAACCTAAGCTTATATGCAGAAGATCTTAATTATCGTCTTGGCAAAACCAATCGCACATTAAAACAACGAGAAAAACACCTTACGGTCAATGAATTAAAAGGCGGTGATTCTTTTACTTTTAATGGAATTAAAATATCGACCCTTTCTGTTCCGCACACCATCGAGACTCTTGCCTTTCGCTTTGATTATAAAGACCAGTCAGTCGTTATTAGTGGTGACCTAAGTTCAGGCCCTGGGTTTGCAGAATTTGCCAAAGATGCAAACTGCTTAATTATGGATTCTGGCGGTATGATCATGAACAACGGTAAGAATAAAAAAGCAAAAAAAAGCACATCGGGTAAATCAAAAAATCATGCTCATTTAAATATCAGAGAGTCGAGCCAAATCGCGGCACAAGCCAATGTCGATAAACTTGTATATACCCACTTTAAGCGTGGTGAGATAAATGAAAAAGCAAGCCTAGAGATCATCAATAAAAAATACCAAGGTGAAGTCATTTTCAGTTCAGACCTTATGCCTTTAGATTGCGCCAATGTAGCGCAAAAGAAATAACACATAACAATGAAATTTTAAGCAATAAGGATTCATATGTCTTACCTACTCCGAAACATCTCTCTTATCATAACCTGTTGTTATGCAATACTATCTTTTGCCAACGCCAGCACATTCAACTATCCCGTGGTGTCGATAGAGCAAGGGCAATATCAGGATAACAATGACAACACCATCACCGATAAAACCACAGGCTTAATGTGGCAAAAAGACTATAAAGTGATGAGCTTTGATGAAGCGATAAAATACGCCAAATCCGCAACAATCGGCGAACATAACGACTGGCGCGTACCAAATATCAAAGAGTTGTACTCGTTAATTTTATTTACCGGCGTTGATGCCAGCAATCGCAATATGTATAAGGTTCCGGATGGTTCAAAACCTTTCATCGATACTAACGTATTTGACTTTGCATACGGTACTAATGGCAAGCGCGTGATTGATTCACAATATCTGTCGACCTCTATTTATTCAGGCAAAGTGATGGGTAAAGACAAAGCCGTATTTGGGGTTAACTTTGCCGATGGGCGCATAAAAGGATACCCATTAGTGCAACCTCGCACTAAAGAAGACAACCAATTTACTGTGCGCTTAGTGCGAGGCAATACTGACTACAGCAAAAACCATTTTACAGATAATAACAATGGCACAATTAGCGATTCAGCCACTCAGCTAATGTGGTCGAAACAGGACAGTCAAATGGGGTTGGATTGGTCCGACGCTAAACAATGGGTCGCTAAACTCAATAAAGACAAATATTTAGGCTATAACGACTGGCGTCTACCAAATATTAAAGAGCTACAAACCATCGTGGATTATGATCGCTCGCCGAAAGCGACTGACTCAGCCGCCATCGACCCAGTATTTACCACCTCCATCATCAAAGATGAGCAAGGAAATGACAATTACCCTGCTTTTTGGAGCAGCACCACTCATCAAAAAACGGGGCGTAGAGCTCAATCACAAGCCGCATATTTTTGCTTTGGTGAGTGTCTTGGGTACATGAAACGACCAAAATCAAGCCAGAGAAAATTGCTCGATGTTCATGGCGCTGGCGCTCAACGAGCTGAACCAAAACAAGGTGATGCTAAAGATTATCCAAATGGTTTTGGTCCGCAAGGCGACGTCATCCGCATCAAAAACTACGCTCGAGCTGTCCGTAACATCTAATCGCTGTTGCGGGGTCAGGCCGTAAAAGTAATATTGTGATCTGATGTTTTTCCGTGCTATTCTTCGCAACCATTTTTCTAGGGTTGCGAAGTACACCCTAGCGCTATCATTATTGATGCATAATAATCATACTGTTGACACTATTTCGGAGCTCTACGAATGGGACAAGGCACCTTATATATCGTTTCTGCACCTAGCGGAGCGGGCAAATCTAGCCTGATATCGGCCATGCTGGAAAAAAATCCGGTATACGCAATGAAGGTTTCTGTTTCTCATACCACACGTAGTATGCGTCCGGGAGAAGAAAACGGTGTTCATTATCATTTTGTTGAACGAAATGAATTTGAAACTTTGATTGAAAAAGGGGTTTTCCTTGAGCATGCAGAAGTGTTTGGTAATTACTACGGCACGTCACGCATCTGGATTGAAGAAAACCTTGAAAGAGGTATTGATGTATTTTTGGATATTGATTGGCAAGGTGCTCGTCAAATCCGTGAGCAAATGCCACACGCTAAAAGTGTCTTTATTATACCACCATCAAATGGTGAGTTAGAGCGTCGCTTGAATGTGCGTGGGCAAGATAGCTCAGAAGTGATTGCCAAGCGAATGAGTGAGGCAAAATCAGAAATGTCACACTATGATGAATATGATTACATCATAGTTAATGATGATTTCGACGCTGCTTTGATGGATTTTAGAGCGATTCTGCGTGCAGAACGCCTAAAACAAAACAAACAAACAGCAAAATACAGTGGAATGCTGTCAGCTTTACTAGCAGAGTAATCTAGAAAGCTGTATAATTTCCCGTCATTTAAAATGTAATTTAGTAATTGGAGTCCTCATGGCACGCGTAACTGTACAAGATGCTGTTGAAAAAGTTGGTAACCGTTTCGACCTTGTTCTAATTTCTGCTCGTCGTGCACGTCAAATGCAAACTGGCGGCAAAGATGCACTAGTGCCAGAAGAGAACGATAAGCACACAGTAATCGCTCTTCGCGAAATCGAAGAAGGTTTGATTACTAAGGAAATCTTGGATGCTAAAGCACGCCAAGAACAACAAGAGCAGGACGCAGCAGAACTAGCAGCAGTAAGCAGCATCGCTCACACTCGCTAATCTGCCCAACACCTCGTAACCTTTTAGGCCCGTAATTTGTATCTATTTGATAGCCTTAAAGATGTTGCCAAAGAATATTTATCAGAGCCTCAGATAGAGGCTCTACGTCATTCTTATTTGGTAGCAAAAAATGCCCATGAAGGGCAGACTCGCTCTAGTGGCGAACCTTATATCATCCATCCAGTGGCCGTTTCGAGGATTCTCGCTGAAATGCGCCTCGATCTTGAAACCCTCCAAGCTGCACTTCTTCATGATGTCATTGAAGACACCGAAGTTTCCAAAGAACAATTGGAAGAACTTTTTGGTACTGCTGTAGCCGAATTAGTGGATGGCGTTTCAAAACTCGACAAGCTCAAATTCCGCGACCGTAAAGAAGCCCAAGCGGAAAACTTCCGCAAGATGGTTCTGGCTATGGTTCAGGATATTCGCGTTATCTTGATTAAGCTTGCTGACCGTACGCACAATATGCGTACTCTTGGTGCTCTTCGTCCAGACAAACGTCGCCGCATTGCGCGAGAAACACTTGAGATTTACTCTCCACTGGCACATAGATTAGGTATCCACAACATCAAAACTGAGCTTGAAGAGCTTGGCTTTGAGGCCCTCTATCCAAACCGTTATCGTGTACTTAAAGAAGTAGTGAAAACTGCCCGCGGTAACCGTAAAGAGATGATTCAGCGTATCCACTCTGAAATTGAAGGGCGTTTAAATGAATGCGATATCGATTTTCGAGTTTTAGGTCGAGAAAAGAATTTATATTCCATCTACAACAAAATGAAGACCAAGGAGCAGCGTTTCCATACTATTATGGACATCTACGCGTTCCGAGTAATTGTAGATGATATTGATACTTGCTACCGCGTACTGGGGCAAGCACACAGCTTGTATAAACCACGCCCGGGTAAAGTAAAAGACTATATTGCCGTACCAAAAGCCAATGGCTACCAATCCCTACACACCTCTATGGTGGGACCTCATGGCGTACCTGTAGAAGTACAGATACGTACTGAAGACATGGACCAGATGGCGGACAAAGGTGTCGCGGCACATTGGTCGTATAAGAATAACGGTCAACGTTCTGGCACTACCGCTCAGGTTAAGGCGCAACGTTGGATGCAAAGCTTATTGGAGTTGCAGCAAAGTGCTGGTAACTCGTTTGAGTTTATCGAAAACGTTAAGTCCGATCTGTTCCCTGACGAAATCTATGTCTTTACGCCAAAAGGTCGTATTGTCGAGTTACCAGTAGGGGCTACCGCCGTCGATTTTGCTTATGCCGTACACACCGATGTGGGTAATACTTGTGTTGGTACTCGGGTAGATAGAAATCCATACCCACTAAGCAAGTCATTAAAAAATGGTCAAACCATTGAGATCATCAGTGCTCCTGGCGCTCGACCTAATGCAGCTTGGTTAAACTATGTGGTCACTTCTCGCGCTCGTACTAAGATCCGTCAAGTACTCAAAACCATGCGCAAAGAAGACTCTGTGGCATTAGGTCGCAGACTACTCAATCACGCCTTAGGTCGTCACTCTATTGATAGCATCTACCCAGAAAATATCGCACAAGTTCTTAGCGACTTAAAACTGGATAGCGTTGATGACATGTTGGCATCTATTGGTTTGGGCGAATTAATGAGCATTATTATTGCTCGTCGACTGCTCGGTGATGTGGATTCGCTAACAGAAACCAGTTCAA from Vibrio rarus includes the following:
- a CDS encoding MBL fold metallo-hydrolase; this translates as MNTTIIGSGSPDYNPERVSAGVLITQGDTKILVDMGDGVNRNLNKLGINTRKLDALFFTHHHLDHNADFSILLNRVLLGRGATLIAGPKQTKDYVDSNLSLYAEDLNYRLGKTNRTLKQREKHLTVNELKGGDSFTFNGIKISTLSVPHTIETLAFRFDYKDQSVVISGDLSSGPGFAEFAKDANCLIMDSGGMIMNNGKNKKAKKSTSGKSKNHAHLNIRESSQIAAQANVDKLVYTHFKRGEINEKASLEIINKKYQGEVIFSSDLMPLDCANVAQKK
- a CDS encoding Lcl C-terminal domain-containing protein, with the translated sequence MSYLLRNISLIITCCYAILSFANASTFNYPVVSIEQGQYQDNNDNTITDKTTGLMWQKDYKVMSFDEAIKYAKSATIGEHNDWRVPNIKELYSLILFTGVDASNRNMYKVPDGSKPFIDTNVFDFAYGTNGKRVIDSQYLSTSIYSGKVMGKDKAVFGVNFADGRIKGYPLVQPRTKEDNQFTVRLVRGNTDYSKNHFTDNNNGTISDSATQLMWSKQDSQMGLDWSDAKQWVAKLNKDKYLGYNDWRLPNIKELQTIVDYDRSPKATDSAAIDPVFTTSIIKDEQGNDNYPAFWSSTTHQKTGRRAQSQAAYFCFGECLGYMKRPKSSQRKLLDVHGAGAQRAEPKQGDAKDYPNGFGPQGDVIRIKNYARAVRNI
- the gmk gene encoding guanylate kinase, producing MGQGTLYIVSAPSGAGKSSLISAMLEKNPVYAMKVSVSHTTRSMRPGEENGVHYHFVERNEFETLIEKGVFLEHAEVFGNYYGTSRIWIEENLERGIDVFLDIDWQGARQIREQMPHAKSVFIIPPSNGELERRLNVRGQDSSEVIAKRMSEAKSEMSHYDEYDYIIVNDDFDAALMDFRAILRAERLKQNKQTAKYSGMLSALLAE
- the rpoZ gene encoding DNA-directed RNA polymerase subunit omega produces the protein MARVTVQDAVEKVGNRFDLVLISARRARQMQTGGKDALVPEENDKHTVIALREIEEGLITKEILDAKARQEQQEQDAAELAAVSSIAHTR
- the spoT gene encoding bifunctional GTP diphosphokinase/guanosine-3',5'-bis pyrophosphate 3'-pyrophosphohydrolase — protein: MYLFDSLKDVAKEYLSEPQIEALRHSYLVAKNAHEGQTRSSGEPYIIHPVAVSRILAEMRLDLETLQAALLHDVIEDTEVSKEQLEELFGTAVAELVDGVSKLDKLKFRDRKEAQAENFRKMVLAMVQDIRVILIKLADRTHNMRTLGALRPDKRRRIARETLEIYSPLAHRLGIHNIKTELEELGFEALYPNRYRVLKEVVKTARGNRKEMIQRIHSEIEGRLNECDIDFRVLGREKNLYSIYNKMKTKEQRFHTIMDIYAFRVIVDDIDTCYRVLGQAHSLYKPRPGKVKDYIAVPKANGYQSLHTSMVGPHGVPVEVQIRTEDMDQMADKGVAAHWSYKNNGQRSGTTAQVKAQRWMQSLLELQQSAGNSFEFIENVKSDLFPDEIYVFTPKGRIVELPVGATAVDFAYAVHTDVGNTCVGTRVDRNPYPLSKSLKNGQTIEIISAPGARPNAAWLNYVVTSRARTKIRQVLKTMRKEDSVALGRRLLNHALGRHSIDSIYPENIAQVLSDLKLDSVDDMLASIGLGELMSIIIARRLLGDVDSLTETSSIEPRSEKKLSIKGADGILLTYANCCHPIPGDHILAHVSPGRGLVIHREDCPNIRGYQKEPDKYMAVEWADSHEQEFISALQIDLQNSQGTLAQLTNVISRTGSNIHGISTEEKDGRLYTVTVSLTTKDRVHLASIMKKIRVMPQALRVRRRRR